The following are from one region of the Mycolicibacterium diernhoferi genome:
- the purM gene encoding phosphoribosylformylglycinamidine cyclo-ligase has translation MDKGRAEEHGISYATAGVDIEAGDRAVELFKPLAKKATRPEVRGGLGGFAGLFALRDGYREPLLASSTDGVGTKLAIAQAMDKHDTVGLDLVAMVVDDLVVCGAEPLFLQDYIAVGRTVPERVAAIVSGIAEGCVRAGCALLGGETAEHPGLMEPDHYDISATGVGVVEADDLLGPDRVKPGDVIIAMASTGLHSNGYSLARKVLLEIDRMDLSGHVEEFGRTLGEELLEPTYIYAKDCLALAAETQVRTFCHITGGGFAGNLERIIPPGLVAELDRGTWTPAPVFGMIAQRGRIERAEMEKTFNMGVGMVAIVAPEDTDRALAILTARHLACWTVGTVAKGSKDGERARLVGQHPRF, from the coding sequence ATGGATAAAGGCCGCGCCGAAGAACACGGTATTTCGTACGCAACCGCTGGAGTGGACATCGAGGCGGGTGACCGAGCCGTCGAGTTGTTCAAACCTCTCGCCAAGAAGGCCACCCGACCCGAGGTCCGTGGTGGCCTCGGTGGCTTCGCGGGGCTGTTCGCCTTACGCGACGGCTACCGCGAGCCGCTGTTGGCCTCCTCCACCGACGGGGTCGGCACCAAGCTGGCGATCGCCCAGGCGATGGACAAGCACGACACCGTCGGCCTGGACCTGGTCGCCATGGTCGTCGACGACCTCGTGGTGTGCGGTGCCGAGCCGCTGTTCCTGCAGGATTACATCGCGGTCGGCCGGACCGTGCCGGAGCGGGTCGCCGCGATCGTCTCCGGTATCGCCGAGGGCTGTGTGCGCGCCGGGTGTGCTCTGCTCGGTGGTGAGACCGCAGAACATCCCGGGCTGATGGAGCCCGACCACTACGACATCTCCGCCACCGGTGTGGGTGTCGTCGAGGCCGACGATCTGCTCGGCCCGGACCGGGTCAAGCCCGGCGACGTGATCATCGCGATGGCGTCCACCGGTCTGCATTCCAACGGCTACTCCCTGGCCCGCAAGGTGCTGCTGGAGATCGACCGGATGGACCTGTCGGGTCACGTCGAGGAGTTCGGCCGCACGCTCGGCGAGGAACTACTGGAGCCGACCTACATCTACGCCAAGGACTGCCTGGCGCTGGCCGCCGAGACGCAGGTCCGCACCTTCTGCCACATCACCGGCGGTGGATTCGCCGGCAACCTGGAACGCATCATCCCGCCCGGGCTGGTCGCCGAACTGGACCGCGGTACCTGGACTCCGGCACCGGTGTTCGGCATGATCGCCCAGCGCGGTCGGATCGAGCGCGCAGAGATGGAGAAGACGTTCAACATGGGCGTCGGTATGGTCGCCATCGTCGCGCCGGAGGACACCGACCGTGCGTTGGCGATTCTTACCGCGCGCCACCTGGCCTGCTGGACGGTCGGGACCGTGGCCAAGGGCTCAAAGG